The proteins below come from a single Desulfovibrio litoralis DSM 11393 genomic window:
- the metG gene encoding methionine--tRNA ligase: MKNFYLSTPIYYVNAKPHLGHAYTSILADSLCRFHQLKGEKTFLVTGSDEHGDKIVKAAEKEKLDVKTFTDNISQAFKDILPKLGVNNSAFVRTSSEKHKKCVQEFLQKVYDKGDIYFGEYGGHYCYGCERFYTEKELLADGTCPQHLVKPEYISEKNYFFKMSKYQDWLVKHIEENPDFIRPERYRNEVLSMLNSGDLEDLCISRPKSRLSWGIELPFDNNYVCYVWFDALLSYISALGGEKGQAFNEFWNNAEHLVAKDILKPHAIFWACMLKSAELPIYKHLNVHGYWLVRDTKMSKSLGNVVAPLDMIDKYGLATFRYFLLREMHFGSDASFSIEALVSRRNADLANDLGNLFSRVLAMNAKYFGSVLPQKVVDGELELELASLAKNSFQNFQTMFENLRFSNALEALWELVRALNKYIDSAAPWVLHKAQEIPRLGTVIYTLLEYMRKISLHLWAVMPETAEEMLSLLGVKFDINQVNLEAEIESFGSLQVGSHLAANCNLFPRIDVVKPDNSIGSIGSTGSTGSTGKTKANKEKKVANVQSETLKSTESYLDFSDFQKLDLRIGTILEAEQHPNADKLLCFKIDVGEESTRQIVSGIAEFFNPKDLVGKQVVVLTNLPPRKLRGVESQGMILTAAYSNNENKEVLSLLTAMEHIKSGAKIS; encoded by the coding sequence ATGAAAAATTTTTATCTTTCAACTCCTATTTATTATGTTAACGCAAAACCTCACTTAGGACATGCTTATACCAGTATTTTGGCTGATTCTCTTTGTCGCTTTCATCAGCTTAAAGGTGAAAAAACTTTTTTGGTAACAGGTTCAGATGAACATGGTGATAAAATCGTAAAAGCCGCCGAAAAAGAAAAACTTGATGTTAAAACTTTTACAGACAATATAAGCCAAGCATTTAAAGATATTTTACCTAAGCTTGGAGTAAACAACTCTGCTTTTGTGCGTACCAGTAGTGAAAAACATAAAAAATGCGTGCAAGAATTTTTGCAAAAAGTTTATGATAAAGGTGATATTTATTTTGGAGAATATGGCGGGCATTATTGCTATGGTTGTGAACGCTTTTATACGGAAAAAGAATTACTTGCAGACGGAACTTGCCCTCAACACTTAGTTAAGCCCGAATATATTAGCGAAAAAAACTATTTTTTCAAAATGTCTAAATATCAAGATTGGTTAGTTAAACATATTGAGGAAAATCCTGATTTTATACGTCCGGAACGTTACCGCAACGAAGTTCTCAGCATGTTGAATAGTGGCGATTTGGAAGACTTGTGTATCTCTCGTCCAAAGTCTCGTTTAAGTTGGGGAATTGAACTGCCCTTTGACAATAATTATGTATGTTATGTCTGGTTTGATGCGTTATTAAGTTATATTTCAGCCTTAGGCGGAGAAAAAGGACAAGCGTTTAACGAATTTTGGAATAATGCCGAACATTTAGTGGCTAAAGATATTTTAAAACCTCATGCTATTTTTTGGGCGTGTATGTTAAAATCAGCCGAGCTTCCGATTTATAAACATTTAAACGTGCATGGCTATTGGCTTGTGCGTGATACTAAAATGTCAAAATCTCTTGGAAATGTTGTTGCTCCGTTAGATATGATTGATAAATATGGTTTGGCGACTTTTCGTTATTTTCTTTTAAGAGAAATGCATTTTGGATCTGATGCGAGCTTTTCTATTGAAGCTTTAGTTAGTAGGCGTAATGCTGATTTGGCGAATGATTTGGGGAATTTGTTTAGCCGAGTTTTGGCGATGAATGCTAAATATTTTGGTTCGGTTTTACCGCAAAAAGTTGTAGACGGCGAGCTTGAACTTGAACTTGCTTCTTTAGCAAAAAATTCTTTTCAAAACTTTCAAACCATGTTTGAAAACTTGCGTTTTTCCAACGCTCTTGAGGCATTATGGGAACTAGTGAGGGCTTTGAATAAGTATATAGACAGTGCTGCCCCGTGGGTGTTGCATAAAGCTCAAGAAATTCCTCGCCTTGGAACGGTTATATATACTTTACTTGAGTATATGAGAAAGATAAGCTTGCATTTATGGGCTGTTATGCCTGAAACTGCGGAAGAAATGTTAAGTTTGTTGGGGGTTAAGTTTGATATTAATCAAGTTAACTTAGAAGCCGAAATTGAAAGTTTCGGAAGCTTGCAAGTTGGTTCTCATTTAGCGGCAAATTGCAATTTATTCCCGCGTATAGATGTTGTTAAACCAGATAACTCAATTGGCTCGATTGGCTCGACTGGCTCGACTGGATCAACAGGGAAAACAAAAGCAAATAAAGAGAAAAAAGTTGCCAATGTTCAAAGCGAAACTTTAAAATCAACCGAATCTTATCTTGATTTTAGTGATTTTCAAAAGCTTGATTTGCGTATCGGAACTATTTTGGAAGCAGAACAACACCCGAACGCCGATAAACTTTTATGTTTTAAAATTGATGTTGGTGAAGAGTCAACTCGCCAAATTGTTTCAGGTATAGCCGAATTTTTTAACCCAAAAGACTTAGTTGGCAAACAGGTTGTTGTTTTAACAAATTTACCGCCGAGAAAATTAAGAGGTGTAGAATCGCAAGGCATGATTTTAACTGCCGCTTATAGTAACAATGAAAACAAAGAAGTTTTAAGTTTATTGACTGCTATGGAACATATTAAAAGCGGTGCAAAAATTTCGTAA
- a CDS encoding LpxI family protein — protein sequence MDIFKQSPVVGIIAGGGQFPVLVARAAHARGLKVVMTGFVGHTDPLIAKEADAFKMIHLGQLTALVNFFKKHNVVNICMAGAVSKPKALDLRPDWRAAKALFNLARRGDNDLLSLVVRELEADNFLLFQAADLSPDLLAPVGILTANLPDHVLQEMQYAWSVLKGIGSYDIGQAIVVKERMVIAVEAIEGTDATIKRAAELVGEGCVLVKTLKPNQDGRTDLPALGLKTIELLTKYKYAGLGYEAGKSLFFDVQEAIRLAEKNKLSIVGIPSEGIENLTNYNQ from the coding sequence ATGGATATTTTTAAACAAAGTCCTGTTGTTGGAATTATTGCCGGTGGTGGTCAGTTTCCTGTTTTAGTAGCAAGAGCGGCACATGCCAGAGGGCTTAAAGTAGTTATGACAGGCTTTGTCGGGCATACAGACCCCTTGATTGCCAAAGAGGCTGATGCTTTTAAAATGATACATTTAGGGCAGTTAACTGCTTTAGTGAATTTTTTTAAAAAACATAATGTGGTGAATATTTGCATGGCAGGAGCGGTTTCTAAACCAAAAGCTCTTGATTTGCGTCCTGATTGGCGAGCCGCTAAAGCTTTATTTAATCTTGCAAGGCGAGGAGATAACGATTTATTGTCTTTAGTTGTAAGAGAGCTTGAAGCTGATAATTTTCTACTTTTTCAGGCGGCTGATTTATCTCCTGATTTGCTTGCTCCGGTTGGCATACTTACCGCTAATTTACCTGATCATGTTTTACAGGAAATGCAATATGCTTGGTCTGTCTTAAAGGGAATTGGCTCTTATGATATAGGACAGGCGATAGTCGTCAAAGAACGCATGGTGATTGCTGTTGAAGCTATAGAAGGTACTGATGCAACTATCAAGCGAGCCGCCGAGCTTGTTGGTGAAGGTTGTGTTTTGGTAAAAACCTTAAAACCTAACCAAGATGGACGCACCGACCTTCCGGCTTTAGGTTTAAAAACAATTGAGTTATTAACCAAATATAAATATGCCGGGTTAGGATATGAGGCGGGAAAGAGCCTTTTTTTTGATGTTCAAGAAGCGATTAGGTTGGCAGAAAAAAATAAATTGAGCATAGTTGGAATTCCGAGTGAAGGCATAGAAAATTTGACTAATTATAATCAATAA
- the secD gene encoding protein translocase subunit SecD, producing the protein MTNKLSFRIAVSLVILITAAAYALPFFSSVENSSFIQYFPSNRINLGLDLKGGMHLTLGVGVDKAIENSLLQNGRELIVLARKEKIVVQKPKLLPDGSLEFTLLNQDTKNTLSELLTKYFPTIEVVSSSVVGDGKSLRYVVKFSDAERGRLADLTLDQALKTIRNRIDEFGVSEPDIRKFAESQRIQIQLPGLEDPARAVELIGRTAALEFRLVASPTDSGLGATEVLPYATSRGENQKQGETVTVYKDTLLSGKSVADARQGFDTRPGGNNAPLVEISFDASGATLFEHITTEYKGHYLAIVLDDKVYSVARINEPIKGGKAQISGSFSVPEATDLALVLRAGSLPAPVTILEERNVGPSLGQDSIDKGLQATILGFVLVVVFMTVYYRASGLIANLMLCLDLILLLAGMAIFGATLTLPGIAGIVLTLGMAVDANVLIFERIREELNLGKSSLEAVKEGFSKASVTIIDSNLTTIIAAVILYQFGTGPIRGFAVTLCIGILASMFTAVYVAHIIFDLWVKKDDSKISI; encoded by the coding sequence ATGACAAACAAGCTGAGCTTTAGAATTGCCGTTAGTTTGGTAATTTTAATTACAGCTGCCGCATATGCTTTACCATTTTTTTCGAGTGTGGAAAATTCATCTTTTATTCAATATTTTCCGTCAAACCGTATTAATCTTGGCTTAGATCTTAAAGGCGGAATGCACTTAACGCTTGGAGTTGGAGTTGATAAAGCAATAGAAAACTCTTTGTTACAAAATGGTAGAGAGCTTATCGTTTTAGCTCGCAAAGAAAAAATTGTCGTTCAAAAACCAAAACTTTTACCTGATGGCAGTCTCGAATTTACTTTACTGAATCAGGACACAAAAAATACTTTGTCTGAACTTTTAACAAAATATTTTCCGACAATAGAGGTTGTTTCAAGCTCTGTTGTAGGTGATGGAAAATCTTTACGTTATGTTGTTAAGTTTTCTGATGCCGAGCGTGGTCGTTTGGCCGATTTAACCTTAGACCAAGCTCTTAAAACAATTCGTAATCGTATTGATGAGTTTGGCGTATCTGAACCTGATATTAGAAAGTTTGCCGAATCACAACGTATTCAAATTCAACTTCCGGGGCTTGAAGATCCCGCCAGAGCGGTTGAACTGATTGGAAGAACAGCGGCTTTAGAATTTCGTTTGGTTGCTTCACCGACAGATAGCGGGTTAGGAGCAACAGAGGTTTTGCCTTATGCTACTTCGAGAGGCGAAAATCAAAAACAAGGCGAAACAGTAACTGTTTATAAAGATACTTTATTATCAGGTAAGAGTGTCGCCGACGCCAGACAAGGTTTTGATACTCGTCCGGGTGGAAATAATGCACCTCTTGTTGAAATTAGTTTTGATGCTAGCGGGGCTACTTTATTTGAACATATCACAACAGAATATAAAGGGCATTATTTAGCTATCGTTTTAGATGATAAAGTTTATTCCGTAGCCAGAATTAATGAACCTATTAAAGGTGGTAAAGCACAAATTTCAGGCTCTTTTTCAGTGCCTGAAGCTACAGACCTAGCACTCGTGTTACGTGCCGGTTCTTTGCCTGCTCCCGTTACTATTTTAGAAGAGCGTAACGTAGGGCCTTCTCTTGGACAAGATTCGATAGATAAAGGGCTTCAGGCGACCATACTTGGCTTTGTGCTTGTTGTTGTCTTTATGACTGTTTATTATAGAGCTTCCGGTTTGATTGCTAATTTAATGTTATGTCTTGATTTAATTTTATTATTGGCAGGTATGGCGATTTTTGGTGCAACTCTGACCTTACCGGGTATAGCGGGCATTGTCTTGACTCTCGGTATGGCGGTTGATGCTAACGTTTTGATTTTTGAACGTATCAGAGAAGAGCTGAATTTGGGAAAAAGTTCGTTAGAGGCCGTTAAAGAAGGTTTTTCAAAGGCATCGGTAACGATTATTGACTCAAACCTGACTACAATCATAGCTGCTGTGATTTTATATCAATTTGGAACAGGACCGATTCGTGGGTTTGCAGTAACTTTATGTATTGGTATTTTAGCTTCTATGTTTACTGCTGTTTATGTTGCACATATTATTTTTGATCTTTGGGTTAAAAAAGACGATAGCAAAATCAGCATTTAA
- a CDS encoding ferritin-like domain-containing protein, whose translation MANNKKDTSKKKVIDTLNEARARELHAISLYMSQHYALDAMDYGELAAKMKLIAIDEMRHAENFAERIKELGGEPVTGHGSKVVRGNTVLEIFNSDVNVEDDAIEMYNQAVNICRENNDNISMKLFETIIAEEQLHMNYFENISQHVKNLGDTYLSKIAGTSASTGPTSKSFALNLNPGATA comes from the coding sequence ATGGCTAATAATAAAAAAGACACAAGCAAGAAAAAGGTTATTGATACTTTAAACGAAGCTCGTGCAAGAGAACTACACGCAATCAGCCTTTATATGAGCCAACATTACGCACTTGATGCTATGGATTATGGTGAATTGGCGGCGAAAATGAAACTTATTGCCATAGACGAAATGCGTCATGCCGAAAATTTTGCCGAACGCATTAAAGAGCTTGGTGGAGAACCGGTTACCGGACACGGTTCTAAAGTAGTACGTGGTAATACCGTATTGGAAATATTTAACAGCGATGTAAATGTTGAAGATGATGCGATTGAAATGTATAATCAAGCTGTAAATATTTGTAGAGAAAATAACGACAATATCAGCATGAAACTCTTTGAAACAATTATCGCCGAAGAGCAATTGCACATGAATTATTTTGAAAATATCTCTCAACATGTTAAAAATCTTGGTGATACTTACTTATCAAAAATTGCCGGAACTTCTGCTTCAACCGGTCCTACAAGCAAAAGCTTTGCCCTTAACTTAAACCCCGGGGCAACAGCGTAA
- the secF gene encoding protein translocase subunit SecF yields MKFFSLVPNNLNIDFVRLRRISYFISGFILLIGIISLVYNGGLRYGIDFAGGAIAQVKLDKSVDAEAIKAALKGSAPEGFTVQSFGAKEDNTWLIRIPSFQNEDSNKVRQNITNAFASKFADAHPILERLEVVGPKVGADLRAKALEAMFYSILFMAVYISGRFEQKWAIAALLTVSLSAVLYILAQFNVSISWLVLFALLITIGLCVKLRLTFALGAIVSILHDILITVGLLSILGVEFDLTTIAALLTLVGYSLNDTIIVFDRIRENIRENTYNKVKLNLEEIINKSVNQTLSRTILTSATTLLVLSALLIYGGSLIFDFALVMFMGVFIGTASSIFVASPVLLALGTATVLPDENENNKPVVYEDGSQV; encoded by the coding sequence ATGAAATTTTTTAGTTTGGTTCCCAATAATCTAAATATTGATTTTGTACGCTTACGCAGAATCTCATATTTTATTTCGGGTTTTATTTTATTAATTGGTATAATATCTTTAGTATATAACGGTGGATTGCGTTATGGAATAGACTTTGCCGGTGGTGCTATTGCACAAGTTAAGCTTGATAAAAGCGTTGACGCCGAAGCAATCAAGGCGGCGTTAAAAGGTTCTGCTCCTGAGGGTTTTACTGTTCAAAGTTTTGGAGCTAAAGAAGATAACACTTGGCTTATTCGTATTCCAAGTTTTCAAAATGAAGATAGTAATAAGGTTCGTCAAAATATTACGAACGCCTTTGCAAGCAAATTTGCTGATGCTCACCCGATTTTAGAGCGTTTGGAAGTCGTTGGTCCTAAAGTTGGGGCTGATTTAAGAGCCAAAGCCTTGGAAGCCATGTTTTATTCTATTTTGTTTATGGCAGTTTATATCTCAGGGCGTTTTGAACAAAAATGGGCTATTGCGGCTTTATTGACCGTATCTTTATCTGCTGTTTTATATATCTTGGCACAATTTAACGTAAGTATCAGTTGGCTTGTGTTGTTTGCTCTGTTAATTACCATTGGTTTATGTGTTAAATTGCGGCTGACCTTTGCACTTGGAGCTATTGTCTCAATTTTGCACGATATTTTGATAACCGTTGGTCTTTTGTCAATTTTAGGCGTTGAGTTTGACCTTACTACTATTGCGGCATTATTGACCTTAGTTGGTTATTCTTTAAACGATACAATTATTGTTTTTGACCGTATTCGTGAAAATATCCGTGAAAATACTTACAATAAAGTAAAGTTGAATCTGGAAGAAATTATTAATAAAAGTGTTAATCAAACTTTAAGCCGTACTATTTTGACTTCGGCGACGACTTTATTGGTTTTATCGGCTCTTTTAATTTATGGCGGAAGTTTAATTTTTGACTTTGCTTTAGTTATGTTTATGGGTGTATTTATAGGAACGGCATCATCAATCTTTGTTGCCAGCCCTGTTTTATTGGCGTTAGGAACAGCAACCGTGTTGCCTGATGAAAATGAAAATAATAAACCTGTTGTTTATGAAGATGGTTCTCAAGTATAA
- a CDS encoding glutamine--tRNA ligase/YqeY domain fusion protein, translating to MNVDSIIENENNKDSAVKQPSDFIRTRIQTDLLNGKNNGRLHTRFPPEPNGYLHLGHAKSICLNFGVANEFNGLCNLRLDDTNPTKEEVEYVDSIRNDVKWLGFSWDDREFFASDYFEFFYEQAVRLIKMDKAYVDSLSADEIRAYRGTLKEPGKNSPYRNRSIEENLDLFKRMRNGEFEDGTHVLRAKIDMSSPNVVMRDPTLYRIRKVAHHRTGDKWCIYPMYDFAHCLSDSHEGVTHSLCTLEFENNRELYDWVLENLELFRSQQIEFARLNITRTVLSKRKLIQLVQEKHVNGWDDPRMPTLSGLRRRGCTPEALRNFCSRIGVSRADNMVEYSMLEFCMREHLNAIAPRLMAVLDPIKVVIENYPEGQVEWFDMPLDPEDESKGKRKVPFGRTLFIERDDFKEEAPKKYHRLSVGKEVRLRYAYYIVCQSVVKNEQGDIVELRCTYDPATKGGWSEDGRKVKGTLHWVEAENAVKAEVRLYDYLFKVDNPSAEDDFLTCINQDSLKKIEAYIEPALNQREIGDIVQFERLGYFRKDEDSTQNKSVFNRTVGLKESW from the coding sequence ATGAATGTAGATAGCATAATCGAAAATGAGAATAATAAAGATTCAGCCGTAAAACAACCCTCTGACTTTATTCGCACTCGCATTCAAACAGATTTGTTAAACGGAAAGAATAATGGGCGTTTACATACCCGCTTTCCACCTGAACCAAACGGTTATCTACATTTAGGACACGCTAAATCTATTTGTTTGAATTTTGGTGTTGCCAATGAATTTAACGGCTTATGCAACTTGAGGCTTGATGATACTAACCCCACAAAAGAAGAAGTTGAATATGTTGATTCTATTCGCAATGATGTTAAGTGGTTAGGGTTTAGTTGGGACGATCGTGAGTTTTTTGCCTCTGATTATTTTGAATTTTTTTATGAACAGGCGGTTCGTTTAATTAAAATGGACAAGGCTTATGTTGATAGTTTATCGGCCGATGAAATCAGGGCATATCGAGGAACTCTAAAAGAACCCGGAAAAAATAGCCCTTATCGCAATCGCAGTATAGAAGAAAATCTTGATTTGTTTAAGCGTATGCGTAATGGAGAGTTTGAAGACGGAACTCATGTTTTAAGAGCGAAAATAGATATGAGTTCGCCTAATGTGGTTATGAGAGACCCGACTTTATACCGCATTCGCAAAGTTGCACACCATAGAACAGGTGATAAGTGGTGCATTTATCCTATGTATGATTTTGCACATTGTTTATCTGACTCTCACGAGGGCGTTACTCACTCTTTGTGTACTTTGGAATTTGAAAACAACCGAGAATTATATGATTGGGTTTTGGAAAACCTTGAGCTTTTTCGTTCGCAACAAATAGAATTTGCTCGTTTAAATATTACACGCACGGTTTTATCAAAACGTAAACTCATTCAGCTTGTACAAGAAAAGCATGTTAACGGTTGGGACGATCCGCGTATGCCGACTTTAAGCGGTTTAAGACGCAGGGGATGTACGCCGGAAGCTTTACGTAACTTTTGTTCTCGTATAGGCGTCTCCAGAGCTGACAATATGGTTGAATACAGCATGTTGGAATTTTGTATGCGAGAGCATTTAAACGCTATTGCTCCTAGGCTTATGGCAGTTCTTGACCCGATTAAAGTCGTAATTGAAAACTATCCCGAAGGGCAAGTTGAATGGTTTGACATGCCGCTTGACCCTGAAGATGAAAGTAAAGGCAAGAGAAAAGTTCCTTTTGGGCGTACTCTTTTTATAGAAAGAGACGACTTTAAAGAAGAAGCACCGAAAAAATATCACCGCTTATCTGTGGGCAAAGAAGTTCGTTTGCGTTACGCTTACTATATTGTTTGTCAAAGTGTAGTAAAAAATGAACAAGGTGATATTGTTGAACTGCGTTGTACTTATGATCCGGCAACAAAAGGCGGTTGGTCTGAAGACGGGCGTAAAGTAAAAGGCACTCTACATTGGGTAGAAGCTGAGAACGCCGTTAAAGCCGAGGTTAGGCTTTATGATTATTTGTTTAAAGTTGATAATCCGAGTGCGGAAGACGACTTTTTAACCTGTATTAATCAAGATTCTTTGAAAAAAATCGAAGCTTATATCGAACCGGCTTTAAATCAACGTGAAATTGGAGATATAGTCCAGTTTGAACGCTTGGGTTATTTTAGAAAAGATGAAGATTCAACTCAGAACAAATCTGTATTTAATCGTACCGTCGGTTTAAAAGAATCTTGGTAA
- the yajC gene encoding preprotein translocase subunit YajC, whose product MLFVEVASAMGGAGGDAAAQGGLGGFASFVPLILMFAIFYFLIIRPQQKKNKEYKEMQASLKVGDKVITAGGMYGEITEIKGDLAVVDLGNKVVVTVGRAYIAAAPTPKVSKESDKKK is encoded by the coding sequence ATGTTGTTTGTTGAAGTAGCTAGTGCTATGGGCGGAGCCGGTGGCGATGCTGCGGCTCAGGGGGGCTTAGGTGGTTTTGCCTCTTTTGTTCCTTTAATTTTAATGTTTGCGATTTTTTATTTTTTGATTATTCGTCCGCAACAAAAAAAGAATAAAGAATATAAAGAAATGCAGGCATCCTTAAAAGTCGGCGATAAAGTGATTACTGCCGGTGGAATGTATGGCGAAATCACAGAAATTAAAGGTGATTTGGCTGTTGTTGACCTTGGAAATAAAGTTGTTGTTACTGTAGGGCGTGCTTATATTGCGGCGGCTCCTACTCCAAAGGTTAGTAAAGAAAGCGACAAGAAAAAATAA
- a CDS encoding L-aspartate oxidase, translating into MTFNKTNTIKTQALIIGSGLAGSTAALILADKGLEVTLITSEKELLSGNSPLAQGGIVYKAAKENPKELEGDILNAGHNLNNHWAVRHLARKGPEIVDKILIDRLKIPFAKIKSDNAANAWDLAREGGHHSPCILHCADYTGLAIMQGVTKAVASHPNIKVLTQHTAIDLLTIHHHSQSKTYRYQVINKCCGAHVFDENNSTVQTILADVTILASGGAGQIFLHTTNNPSVIGSAFAMASRALVRMTNLEYVQFHPTAFFDHAPSRFLITEAMRGEGARLINAKGERFMKKYDQREELAPRDIVSQAIVNELLTSGSPCVFLDTKTLKTDPKERFPTIYEHCLKSGIDIRKEPIPVVPAAHYFCGGILTNLWGETSLNNLYSIGECSCTGLHGANRLASTSLLEALVWGYQAAEHINKNITSLRLSNRLLESISDWKYIGNEKNDDPALIAQDWTTIRSTTWNYVGIIRSHARLRRAFEELRDLSTHVHDFYKLTTINKSLIDLFHGCQSAYVLTQAAMRNPKKLGCHNMID; encoded by the coding sequence ATGACTTTCAATAAAACAAATACGATAAAAACCCAAGCTTTGATTATCGGCTCAGGTTTAGCCGGCTCAACCGCCGCCTTGATACTTGCTGACAAAGGACTGGAAGTAACCCTTATTACTTCTGAAAAAGAACTTTTAAGCGGAAACTCTCCCCTTGCTCAAGGTGGTATCGTCTATAAAGCCGCCAAAGAAAACCCCAAAGAATTAGAAGGCGATATTCTAAATGCAGGACATAATCTCAATAACCATTGGGCAGTAAGACATTTAGCCAGAAAAGGCCCGGAAATTGTTGACAAAATTCTTATTGATCGTCTCAAAATACCTTTTGCCAAAATAAAATCAGATAACGCCGCAAATGCTTGGGACTTAGCCAGAGAAGGCGGACACCATAGCCCCTGTATCTTACACTGTGCCGACTATACGGGTTTAGCGATTATGCAAGGCGTAACAAAAGCCGTAGCAAGCCACCCCAACATAAAAGTTTTAACTCAACACACGGCAATAGACTTATTAACTATCCACCACCACTCTCAAAGCAAAACCTATCGCTATCAAGTAATAAATAAATGTTGCGGAGCTCATGTTTTTGACGAAAACAACTCTACCGTTCAAACAATCTTAGCAGACGTAACGATTTTAGCCAGTGGCGGAGCCGGACAAATATTTTTGCACACAACCAATAATCCATCAGTAATAGGCTCTGCTTTTGCTATGGCAAGTCGAGCTTTGGTACGAATGACCAATCTTGAGTATGTACAGTTTCACCCAACAGCTTTTTTTGACCATGCCCCTTCACGCTTTTTAATAACGGAAGCAATGAGAGGCGAAGGAGCAAGGCTCATTAATGCAAAGGGTGAAAGGTTTATGAAAAAATATGACCAGAGAGAAGAACTTGCCCCTCGAGATATTGTCTCTCAAGCCATAGTCAACGAACTTTTAACGTCTGGTTCACCTTGTGTTTTTCTTGATACAAAAACGTTGAAAACTGACCCAAAAGAGAGATTTCCGACTATCTATGAACACTGTCTCAAATCAGGTATTGATATTCGAAAAGAACCTATTCCGGTTGTACCGGCAGCACATTATTTTTGCGGCGGAATATTAACAAACCTTTGGGGAGAAACTTCTTTAAATAATCTTTACAGTATAGGCGAATGTTCTTGTACCGGTTTACACGGAGCTAACCGCTTAGCCAGCACATCTTTATTGGAGGCTCTGGTTTGGGGTTATCAAGCGGCGGAACACATTAATAAAAATATTACTAGCTTGCGCTTATCCAATCGTCTTTTAGAATCAATCTCTGATTGGAAATATATCGGGAATGAAAAAAATGACGACCCTGCCTTAATTGCCCAAGATTGGACAACAATTCGTAGCACTACTTGGAATTATGTTGGAATTATTCGTAGTCATGCACGTTTAAGACGAGCTTTTGAAGAACTTAGAGACTTATCAACCCATGTACATGATTTTTATAAATTAACAACGATAAATAAATCTTTAATAGACTTGTTCCATGGTTGCCAGAGTGCTTATGTCTTAACACAAGCGGCAATGCGTAACCCGAAAAAACTCGGCTGTCATAACATGATTGACTAA